In Rattus rattus isolate New Zealand chromosome 9, Rrattus_CSIRO_v1, whole genome shotgun sequence, a genomic segment contains:
- the Znf652 gene encoding zinc finger protein 652: MSYTASPCQELVEPCAVHAEGMAQEESHRSQAPPTFYHGASQELDLSTKVYKRESGSPYSVLADSKMSKPHLHETEEQPYFREPRAVSDVHTVKEDRENSDDTEEEEEVSYKREQIIVEVNLNNQTLNVSKGEKGVSSQSKETPVLKTSSEEEEEETEEDATDNSSDYGENGRQKKKEKQVEKVRVTQRRTRRAASVAAATTSPTPRTTRGRRKSAELPKRKKRAAKEPKAPVQKAKCDEKETLTCEKCPRVFNTRWYLEKHMNVTHRRMQICDKCGKKFVLESELSLHQQTDCEKNIQCVSCNKSFKKLWSLHEHIKIVHGYAEKKFACEICEKKFYTMAHVRKHMVAHTKDMPFTCETCGKSFKRSMSLKVHSLQHSGEKPFRCENCDERFQYKYQLRSHMSIHIGHKQFMCQWCGKDFNMKQYFDEHMKTHTGEKPFICEICGKSFTSRPNMKRHRRTHTGEKPYPCDVCGQRFRFSNMLKAHKEKCFRVTSPVNVPPAVQIPLASAPAAPAPAVANTPTSPAPAVSMNPVGGALPSRPVPHPFSHLHIHTHPHHAHHLPIPPVPHLPPPPALFKSEPLNHRSQSEDTFLRHLAEKNSPAQAQHH, from the exons ATGAGCTACACAGCCAGTCCTTGTCAGGAACTGGTTGAACCCTGTGCAGTGCATGCAGAAGGAATGGCCCAGGAAGAGAGCCATCGAAGTCAAGCACCACCCACCTTCTATCATGGTGCTAGCCAGGAGCTCGACCTGTCCACCAAAGTGTATAAAAGGGAATCTGGAAGCCCTTACTCTGTTCTAGCAGATTCCAAGATGAGCAAACCGCATCTCCACGAGACCGAGGAGCAGCCATATTTCAGGGAGCCAAGGGCAGTGTCTGACGTGCACACTGTCAAAGAAGACCGGGAGAATTCTGACgacacagaagaggaggaggaagtctcTTACAAAAGGGAGCAGATCATAGTGGAGGTAAACCTTAATAATCAAACATTAAATGTATCTAAAGGGGAAAAGGGTGTCTCTTCTCAGTCCAAAGAGACTCCTGTTCTTAAGACAAGCAgcgaggaagaagaggaagagactgaggagGACGCCACAGATAACAGCAGTGACTACGGGGAGAACGGACggcagaagaaaaaggagaagcaaGTGGAGAAAGTCAGGGTTACACAAAGGCGAACCCGGAGAGCTGCCTCTGTTGCCGCAGCTACCACTTCCCCTACGCCCCGTACAACTCGAGGCCGGAGGAAGAGTGCAGAGCTACCTAAGAGGAAGAAGCGGGCCGCCAAGGAGCCTAAAGCGCCAGTCCAGAAAGCTAAGTGTGACGAGAAGGAGACTCTCACCTGTGAGAAGTGCCCTAGGGTGTTTAATACGCGCTGGTACCTGGAGAAGCACATGAACGTTACTCACAGGCGCATGCAGATCTGTGATAAATGTGGCAAGAAGTTTGTCCTGGAAAGTGAGCTGTCCCTTCACCAGCAGACAGACTGTGAAAAAAACATTCAG tgtgtttcctgtaacaAATCCTTCAAGAAACTCTGGTCCCTTCATGAACATATCAAGATTGTCCATGgatatgcagaaaaaaaattcGCCTGTGAGATTTGCGAGAAGAAGTTCTATACCATGGCTCATGTACGGAAACACATGGTTG CACACACAAAAGACATGCCATTTACATGTGAGACCTGTGGAAAGTCTTTCAAGCGCAGTATGTCACTCAAGGTGCACTCCTTGCAGCATTCTGGAGAGAAACCCTTCAGATGTGAG AACTGCGACGAGAGGTTCCAGTACAAGTACCAGCTCCGCTCCCACATGAGCATCCACATCGGGCACAAGCAGTTCATGTGCCAGTGGTGCGGCAAGGACTTCAACATGAAGCAGTACTTCGACGAGCACATGAAGACGCACACTG GAGAGAAACCTTTCATCTGTGAAATCTGTGGCAAAAGCTTCACCAGTCGACCCAACATGAAGAGGCACCGCAGAACTCACACAGGCGAGAAGCCCTACCCCTGTGACGTGTGTGGTCAGCGATTCCGCTTCTCCAACATGCTGAAGGCCCACAAGGAGAAGTGCTTCCGAGTGACCAGCCCAGTGAATGTGCCACCAGCGGTCCAGATCCCATTGGCCTCAGCTCCAGCCGCCCCAGCTCCAGCCGTGGCCAACACTCCCACGAGCCCAGCCCCCGCAGTCAGTATGAACCCTGTGGGTGGTGCGCTTCCCTCAAGACCCGTCCCACACCCCTTCTCACACCTGCACATCCACACGCATCCACACCACGCGCAccaccttcccatccctcctgtgCCTCACCTGCCCCCGCCTCCAGCTCTCTTCAAGAGTGAGCCCCTaaaccacagaagccagagcGAGGACACCTTTCTGAGGCACCTGGCAGAGAAGAACAGCCCAGCCCAGGCCCAGCATCATTAG